One Belonocnema kinseyi isolate 2016_QV_RU_SX_M_011 chromosome 6, B_treatae_v1, whole genome shotgun sequence genomic region harbors:
- the LOC117174235 gene encoding leucine-rich repeat flightless-interacting protein 2 isoform X1 — protein MESSVAGRRRTATRHSAEDQALDQIAKEAEARLAARRQARAEAREIRMRELERQQKEAEENADRVYDMCTVDSSRTMRVTPDPIRTSRLLANSNNFQSSRRSSEDSLEDAGLGRDPRIELKEFEEKFRKAMIANAQLDNEKSSYAYQVDLLKDKLEELEETAAQLRRELREKNREAEQLKRISQRLKEDLDMCRAQLLERDTLIQENGLVIVEDEGSDGEETEGENGLRPRRRVLVSTEAAEVLQNAGEGSLDVRLRKFASEKKELQDEIRHLRLELEEARNRMRPERSTGLVLGGLSDSEDIQREANKLIADYKFKLQKAEQDMSTLQATVARLESQVIRYKSSAEASEKAEDELKVEKRKLQREFRESQGRVEELETANTHLQRRLDKLKNARSTLLKEI, from the exons ATGGAGTCATCTGTAGCAGGACGGAGGCGAACTGCCACGAGGCATTCTGCCGAAGATCAAGCTCTGGACCAAATTGCCAAAGAG GCAGAAGCAAGATTAGCAGCTAGGCGACAAGCTAGAGCCGAGGCGAGGGAAATTCGAATGCGAGAATTGGAAAGGCAGCAGAAAGAAGCTGAGGAAAACGCAGACAGGGTGTATGATATGTGCACAG TAGATAGCAGCAGAACAATGAGGGTAACGCCAGATCCAATCAGAACTTCCCGTCTCCTTGCAAATTCAAATAACTTTCAGTCTAGTCGGAGGTCATCTGAAGATTCTTTGGAAGATGCTGGTCTTGGCAGAGATCCGAGA atagaactcaaagaatttgaagaaaaattcagaaaagcaATGATTGCTAATGCACAGTTGGATAACGAAAAGTCGTCGTACGCTTATCAAGTTGATTTATTAAAAGATAAACTAGAAGAGTTGGAAGAAACGGCTGCTCAATTGCGGCGAGAACTGAGGGAAAAAAATCGAGAGGCAGAGCAACTTAAACGTATCAGTCAAAGATTGAAAGAGGACTTAGATATGTGCAGAGCTCAATTATTAGAAAGGGATACTTTAATACAG GAAAACGGTTTGGTGATAGTAGAAGACGAAGGAAGTGACGGTGAAGAAACAGAAGGAGAAAATGGTCTTCGTCCCAGAAGAAGAGTTCTGGTTAGTACAGAGGCAGCTGAAGTATTACAAAACGCGGGAGAAGGCTCTttag ATGTACGGCTGAGAAAGTTTGCATCAGAGAAAAAGGAATTGCAGGATGAAATTCGTCATTTAAGACTAGAATTAGAAGAGGCCAGAAATCGCATGAGGCCAGAAAGATCTACGGGTTTGGTATTGg gtGGATTGTCCGACTCTGAAGATATTCAACGAGAAGCTAATAAATTGATCGccgattataaatttaaacttcaaaaggCAGAGCAAGACATGTCAACATTGCAGGCGACAGTTGCCAGGCTAGAGAGTCAAGTGATTCGTTACAAATCATCTGCAGAAGCGTCCGAAAAAGCAGAAGACGAATTAAAAGTGGAGAAGAGAAAACTGCAAAGAGAA
- the LOC117174235 gene encoding leucine-rich repeat flightless-interacting protein 2 isoform X2, protein MESSVAGRRRTATRHSAEDQALDQIAKEAEARLAARRQARAEAREIRMRELERQQKEAEENADRVYDMCTDSSRTMRVTPDPIRTSRLLANSNNFQSSRRSSEDSLEDAGLGRDPRIELKEFEEKFRKAMIANAQLDNEKSSYAYQVDLLKDKLEELEETAAQLRRELREKNREAEQLKRISQRLKEDLDMCRAQLLERDTLIQENGLVIVEDEGSDGEETEGENGLRPRRRVLVSTEAAEVLQNAGEGSLDVRLRKFASEKKELQDEIRHLRLELEEARNRMRPERSTGLVLGGLSDSEDIQREANKLIADYKFKLQKAEQDMSTLQATVARLESQVIRYKSSAEASEKAEDELKVEKRKLQREFRESQGRVEELETANTHLQRRLDKLKNARSTLLKEI, encoded by the exons ATGGAGTCATCTGTAGCAGGACGGAGGCGAACTGCCACGAGGCATTCTGCCGAAGATCAAGCTCTGGACCAAATTGCCAAAGAG GCAGAAGCAAGATTAGCAGCTAGGCGACAAGCTAGAGCCGAGGCGAGGGAAATTCGAATGCGAGAATTGGAAAGGCAGCAGAAAGAAGCTGAGGAAAACGCAGACAGGGTGTATGATATGTGCACAG ATAGCAGCAGAACAATGAGGGTAACGCCAGATCCAATCAGAACTTCCCGTCTCCTTGCAAATTCAAATAACTTTCAGTCTAGTCGGAGGTCATCTGAAGATTCTTTGGAAGATGCTGGTCTTGGCAGAGATCCGAGA atagaactcaaagaatttgaagaaaaattcagaaaagcaATGATTGCTAATGCACAGTTGGATAACGAAAAGTCGTCGTACGCTTATCAAGTTGATTTATTAAAAGATAAACTAGAAGAGTTGGAAGAAACGGCTGCTCAATTGCGGCGAGAACTGAGGGAAAAAAATCGAGAGGCAGAGCAACTTAAACGTATCAGTCAAAGATTGAAAGAGGACTTAGATATGTGCAGAGCTCAATTATTAGAAAGGGATACTTTAATACAG GAAAACGGTTTGGTGATAGTAGAAGACGAAGGAAGTGACGGTGAAGAAACAGAAGGAGAAAATGGTCTTCGTCCCAGAAGAAGAGTTCTGGTTAGTACAGAGGCAGCTGAAGTATTACAAAACGCGGGAGAAGGCTCTttag ATGTACGGCTGAGAAAGTTTGCATCAGAGAAAAAGGAATTGCAGGATGAAATTCGTCATTTAAGACTAGAATTAGAAGAGGCCAGAAATCGCATGAGGCCAGAAAGATCTACGGGTTTGGTATTGg gtGGATTGTCCGACTCTGAAGATATTCAACGAGAAGCTAATAAATTGATCGccgattataaatttaaacttcaaaaggCAGAGCAAGACATGTCAACATTGCAGGCGACAGTTGCCAGGCTAGAGAGTCAAGTGATTCGTTACAAATCATCTGCAGAAGCGTCCGAAAAAGCAGAAGACGAATTAAAAGTGGAGAAGAGAAAACTGCAAAGAGAA